The following are encoded together in the Tribolium castaneum strain GA2 chromosome 3, icTriCast1.1, whole genome shotgun sequence genome:
- the LOC664182 gene encoding exosome complex component MTR3 encodes MPVDHKRINGPEISIPYQLFDKLNTKSLKTQFSEIVQPNGTRADGRTSTEHRKIFLKTGVVSQAKGSAYIELDQTKVIVSVFDPREIPNKTDYSSKGEIYCEFKFAPFSCHKRRLHQQDAEEQQFSAIMKQALESAVFRHEFPNFQVDIYAMVLHNDGAALSAAITAAGVALAHAGIPMYDLITSVTLAVQGNHLLVDPTLEEERLCQVPLFKEEENNHGIVVLSVLATHEQISQFYQSGYLSYACLSSGIEMLTNAAKDIVTLVKKCLVKHVIKSVRIVED; translated from the exons ATGCCCGTGGATCACAAAAGAATCAACGGTCCGGAAATTTCAATTCCGTACCAACTATTCGacaaattaaatacaaaatcgTTGAAAACCCAATTCAGTGAAATAGTGCAGCCGAATGGGACACGAGCCGATGGCAGGACATCAACCGAACATcgaaaaatat tCTTGAAAACTGGGGTTGTTAGCCAGGCCAAAGGCTCAGCGTACATTGAATTAGACCAAACCAAAGTAATCGTGTCTGTATTCGACCCCCGCGAGATACCCAACAAAACTGACTACAGTTCCAAGGGCGAAATCTACTGCGAGTTTAAATTTGCACCCTTCAGCTGCCACAAACGTAGGTTGCACCAGCAAGACGCTGAGGAACAACAGTTCAGTGCTATTATGAAACAAGCGTTGGAATCGGCAGTATTCAGGCACGAGTTTCCGAATTTTCAAGTCGATATTTACGCAATGGTGCTGCACAATGATGGGGCTGCTCTAAGTGCGGCTATCACGGCAGCTGGGGTCGCCTTAGCACATGCTGGGATTCCAATGTATGATTTAATAACGTCAGTGACTTTAGCTGTGCAAGGGAATCATCTTTTGGTCGATCCAACTTTAGAAGAAGAACGTTTATGTCAAGTTCCTCTGTTTAAAGAAGAGGAAAACAATCACGGGATTGTTGTGCTGTCGGTTTTAGCGACACATGAGcaaatttcacaattttatcaGAGTGGATATTTGTCGTACGCTTGCTTGAGTTCAGGCATTGAGATGCTTACTAATGCTGCTAAGGACATCGTTACTTTAGTTAAGAAATGTCTTGTGAAACATGTTATTAAGAGTGTAAGAATTGTTGAagattaa
- the LOC664190 gene encoding X-ray repair cross-complementing protein 6: MSDNEDVGDESASSNTFYKPSFVLIAIDTDPSMFVKNESDGNTPFKDCISACYNLANSLIFVQNKRSWSPFGVVLAREDASASLVNFNDNILQSIKLLKEKNELSQEKLLDMYERKSGLNLSSFFLFCKKKFKEVNSVFYKRTIIFITNDDNPVRGDKNQRFAALNEAKNFESNDITFELVTMKPNFDYKIFYNELFSIIKSPPVETVVEDEDGLFEKLSSSVVRRFYQRRLLFFPFANDQTRFLKIRQKSFVQEERLYNNASVSESGKLLKKVSKTVNDSIETYKLDYELGSLEFSVSERFKIRNTDLPIGYTLVQVSDRVTDVGIVLTNPVIIEVDPKEELDLFASFWQYCVEKNKVLVCFRKLKKLDKICFVEFIPKFMNNSRVFVAKTIPFNDDHQPIPSALASEEPNESFSKKMLQTTNELIDNLTFDYDPKMFTNPSLTKKKAYLRSKLLEEPQEDVEDVSLDSAAIDKRLGDLGASFKMLFGLEEQTAPKRKAPASGRGSKKTKT, translated from the coding sequence ATGTCAGATAACGAAGACGTAGGAGACGAATCTGCAAGTTCTAACACGTTTTACAAACCATCTTTCGTCCTCATTGCAATCGATACCGACCCTTCGATGTTTGTTAAAAACGAAAGCGATGGCAATACCCCGTTTAAGGATTGCATTTCTGCCTGTTATAATCTGGCAAATTCGCTAATATTTGTCCAAAATAAGCGAAGCTGGAGCCCTTTTGGTGTGGTATTGGCACGTGAAGATGCTTCAGCGTCGCTTGTCAATTTCAACGATAACATCTTACAATcaataaaattgcttaaagAAAAGAATGAATTGTCGCAGGAAAAATTGTTGGATATGTATGAAAGAAAAAGCGGCTTAAATTTGAGTTCATTTTTcctcttttgcaaaaaaaagttCAAGGAAGTCAATTCGGTGTTCTACAAAAGAACGATCATTTTCATAACCAACGACGATAACCCCGTTCGTGGTGACAAGAACCAAAGATTTGCTGCACTTAAcgaagcaaaaaatttcgagTCTAATGATATCACTTTCGAGTTGGTGACCATGAAGCCCAACTTcgattataaaattttctacaatgagttattttcaatcattaaGAGCCCTCCCGTTGAGACAGTTGTGGAAGATGAAGATGGTTTATTTGAGAAACTTTCTTCCTCAGTTGTCAGGAGATTTTATCAAAGGAGGTTGCTGTTTTTCCCTTTTGCGAATGACCAAACACGGTTTCTTAAAATCAGGCAGAAGTCGTTTGTCCAAGAGGAACGACTTTACAACAACGCTTCCGTTTCCGAAAGTggaaaacttttgaaaaaggtttcaaaaacagtaaatgACTCCATTGAAACCTACAAGCTTGACTATGAGTTAGGCTCACTCGAGTTCAGTGTTAGTGAACGCTTCAAAATTAGAAACACAGACCTACCAATTGGTTACACCCTAGTTCAGGTGTCTGACAGGGTCACGGATGTGGGCATTGTTTTGACAAACCCGGTAATCATCGAGGTGGATCCTAAGGAAGAGCTGGACCTCTTTGCTAGTTTTTGGCAGTATTGTGTGGAAAAGAACAAAGTTCTTGTCTGTTtccgaaaattgaaaaagcttgataaaatttgtttcgtGGAATTTATCCCGAAGTTTATGAACAATAGCAGGGTTTTTGTCGCTAAAACAATTCCATTCAATGATGATCACCAACCCATCCCAAGTGCTCTCGCCTCTGAGGAGCCAAACGAAAGTTTTTCCAAGAAAATGCTCCAAACAACCAATGAACTAATTGATAATCTAACGTTCGACTATGACCCCAAAATGTTTACCAATCCTTCCCTCACCAAGAAAAAGGCTTATTTGAGGTCCAAGCTGCTTGAAGAACCTCAGGAAGATGTTGAAGATGTTTCGCTAGACAGTGCTGCGATTGATAAGAGGTTGGGTGACTTGGGAGCAAGTTTCAAAATGTTGTTTGGTTTGGAAGAACAGACTGCGCCAAAGAGGAAGGCCCCTGCCTCTGGAAGGGGGTCAAAGAAGACAAagacttaa